Proteins co-encoded in one Campylobacter concisus genomic window:
- the csrA gene encoding carbon storage regulator CsrA, with the protein MLILARKENEEILIGNDIKVVIVNISKNTVKLGIEAPRNTMILRSELANDIKNENIHATKTASEADIHELAKKIEK; encoded by the coding sequence ATGTTAATCCTAGCAAGAAAAGAAAATGAAGAAATTTTAATAGGAAATGACATAAAAGTTGTCATAGTAAATATTTCAAAAAATACTGTTAAACTCGGTATCGAAGCACCACGAAATACAATGATACTAAGAAGTGAACTAGCAAATGATATCAAAAACGAAAATATCCATGCCACAAAAACTGCAAGTGAAGCCGATATCCACGAGCTAGCTAAAAAAATCGAGAAATGA
- the smpB gene encoding SsrA-binding protein SmpB, translated as MKDLAKNKKALHDFSILETFEAGIVLKGSEVKALRAGRANLKDSFVRVIKGELFLLNAHISYLETTHSAFRPNERAARKLLMHRKQIDKIFGQVSQDGLALVVLALYLSDKNIVKARLALAKGKNLHDKRETLKRREADKEARAAIKRYV; from the coding sequence ATAAAAGATCTAGCAAAAAACAAGAAAGCTCTGCACGACTTTAGCATACTTGAAACCTTCGAGGCTGGCATCGTTTTAAAAGGCAGCGAAGTCAAGGCTCTAAGGGCTGGTAGAGCAAATCTAAAAGATAGCTTTGTACGTGTCATAAAGGGCGAGCTTTTCTTACTAAACGCCCATATCAGCTATCTTGAGACCACACATAGCGCATTTCGTCCAAATGAGCGAGCAGCCAGAAAACTTTTGATGCATAGAAAGCAGATTGATAAAATTTTCGGTCAGGTTTCACAAGATGGACTAGCGTTAGTTGTTTTGGCGCTTTATCTAAGCGATAAAAATATCGTAAAAGCAAGGCTTGCCCTTGCAAAAGGTAAAAATTTACACGATAAACGCGAGACTCTAAAAAGACGCGAGGCAGACAAAGAGGCAAGAGCTGCCATAAAAAGATATGTTTAA
- the truB gene encoding tRNA pseudouridine(55) synthase TruB, with protein sequence MNAIFVANKPASMSSNHFLGRLKRKYGVKKAGFSGTLDPFASGCLIVAFGSYTKFFRFLDKSPKIYEATIWLGASSPSMDNENITEISNVKELNLEKLEAIRGELMGKISYVPPKFSAKHVNGIRAYKLARSGEEFELKTETMEIFDSQILNYSHPFLTIRLSVSEGSYIRSYAEIFGKRLGYNVTLSSLKRISEGKFCYENEKFLNICDFLNIQENIYFGDINDILDGKKLKINDFETQKQGIYLLNYDKFMSVIQITDDTINYTLNKVEKC encoded by the coding sequence ATGAACGCCATCTTCGTGGCAAACAAGCCAGCTAGCATGAGTTCAAACCACTTTTTAGGGCGACTAAAGAGAAAATACGGCGTTAAAAAGGCTGGATTTTCAGGCACACTTGATCCATTTGCAAGCGGTTGTTTAATAGTCGCTTTTGGCTCGTATACGAAATTTTTTAGATTTTTAGACAAAAGTCCAAAAATCTATGAGGCGACTATTTGGCTTGGGGCGAGTAGTCCTAGCATGGATAATGAAAATATCACTGAAATTTCAAATGTAAAAGAGCTAAATTTAGAAAAACTTGAAGCCATTAGAGGCGAGCTAATGGGCAAGATAAGCTATGTCCCGCCAAAATTTAGCGCCAAGCATGTAAATGGCATAAGAGCTTACAAGTTAGCAAGAAGCGGCGAGGAATTTGAGCTAAAGACAGAAACGATGGAAATTTTTGATAGCCAAATTTTAAACTATTCTCACCCATTTTTAACCATTCGTCTAAGCGTAAGCGAAGGAAGTTATATCCGTTCGTATGCAGAAATTTTTGGAAAAAGGCTTGGTTATAATGTAACTTTAAGCTCATTAAAAAGGATAAGTGAAGGCAAATTTTGCTACGAAAATGAAAAATTTTTGAATATTTGTGATTTTTTAAACATTCAGGAAAATATATACTTTGGGGATATAAACGATATTCTTGATGGTAAGAAATTAAAAATTAACGATTTTGAAACACAAAAGCAAGGAATTTATTTGCTAAATTATGATAAATTTATGAGCGTAATCCAAATCACGGATGATACTATAAATTACACTCTAAATAAGGTTGAAAAATGTTAA
- a CDS encoding 4-(cytidine 5'-diphospho)-2-C-methyl-D-erythritol kinase, with protein MKSFAKINIFLKIVGTRGSYHEILSRFILCEQLFDEIYFKKSDSFAIECSNCDIKENIIQKAIDELKKAGFSNELDEFFSSHKIIINKNIPIGAGLGGGSSNAATFLLMVNDELNLNIKRENLIQIASKIGADVAFFVSGYKAANVSGIGEIIEEFDDEVPNLNIFTPNVFCSTPMVYQEFRSNFLQYIDVNAAKKMQNLKSKELLEIYKNGELNDLFAPCFKLYPQMNEFKDKFLSGSGSSVFSVK; from the coding sequence ATGAAAAGCTTTGCAAAGATAAATATATTTTTAAAGATAGTTGGCACTAGAGGCAGCTACCACGAAATTTTATCGCGCTTTATCCTCTGTGAGCAGCTTTTTGACGAAATTTATTTTAAAAAGTCAGATTCATTTGCCATAGAATGCAGCAACTGCGATATAAAAGAAAACATCATCCAAAAAGCGATAGATGAGCTAAAAAAAGCCGGCTTTTCAAACGAGCTCGATGAGTTTTTTAGCTCCCATAAAATCATCATCAACAAAAATATCCCAATTGGTGCTGGTCTAGGAGGAGGTAGTTCAAACGCTGCCACCTTTTTGCTAATGGTAAATGACGAACTAAATTTAAATATAAAACGCGAGAATTTGATACAAATAGCCTCCAAAATCGGTGCAGATGTGGCTTTTTTCGTAAGTGGCTACAAGGCAGCAAATGTAAGCGGTATAGGCGAGATCATAGAAGAATTTGATGACGAAGTGCCAAATTTAAATATTTTCACGCCAAATGTTTTTTGCTCCACGCCGATGGTTTATCAAGAATTTAGAAGCAATTTCTTACAATACATAGACGTTAATGCTGCAAAAAAAATGCAAAATTTAAAGAGCAAAGAGCTACTTGAAATTTATAAAAACGGGGAGTTAAACGATCTTTTTGCCCCATGCTTTAAGCTCTATCCACAGATGAATGAGTTTAAAGATAAATTTCTAAGTGGTAGTGGCAGTAGCGTATTTAGCGTAAAATAA
- a CDS encoding thioredoxin: MKNLLVLIIALFSFFGCGEDESSSVNFKEFSPNEEIKLVDVSGKELTLVRKDHGFAIKNDENKVFMIDIFGTFCPPCQKEAAELTKYQLENKDKFTLIGLTHFENVTNEYVLHEFMQKFNAYYFITNDQKINDRLAEQIVRDIEYKHEIALPFKVVIENGEYQILTDVDSGQYGVKYYLGGIKVTKMKEDLAKIYETK; the protein is encoded by the coding sequence ATGAAAAATTTACTTGTTTTAATAATCGCTTTATTTTCTTTTTTTGGTTGTGGAGAAGATGAGAGCAGTAGTGTAAATTTTAAAGAATTTAGCCCAAATGAAGAGATTAAACTTGTAGACGTAAGCGGCAAGGAGCTTACTTTAGTTCGGAAAGATCACGGCTTTGCTATCAAAAATGATGAAAATAAAGTTTTTATGATCGACATTTTTGGTACATTTTGCCCACCTTGTCAAAAAGAGGCAGCTGAGCTTACAAAATATCAGCTTGAAAACAAAGATAAATTTACACTAATTGGGCTAACTCATTTTGAAAATGTCACAAATGAGTATGTTTTACACGAATTTATGCAAAAATTTAACGCCTACTACTTCATAACAAACGATCAAAAGATAAATGATAGACTTGCCGAGCAGATCGTAAGAGACATCGAATATAAACACGAGATTGCACTACCTTTTAAAGTAGTGATAGAAAATGGCGAATATCAAATTTTAACAGACGTAGATAGCGGACAATACGGGGTAAAATACTATCTTGGTGGTATAAAAGTCACAAAAATGAAAGAAGATCTGGCAAAAATTTATGAGACAAAATAA
- a CDS encoding ATP-dependent helicase gives MENLLSNLNKAQREAATHIDGAMLILAGAGSGKTKTITTRLAYLIGEVGIDAANTLTLTFTNKAANEMRSRAMAMLSQSGKNYSPLLCTFHKFGLLFLKLYIEKLGRKNNFVIIDTDDKKRIIKSFESPVATAILSSEISNYKNSLLSVEEVYKNANFSSFDKSKDNFYKQAAQIYEKYEDYLKTNNLVDFDDLLGLTYKILDENEELAREISNRYKYIMVDEYQDTNDLQYKLLKKLCLCHENICVVGDDDQSIYGWRGAKIDNILNFKDQFKDVKIIRLEKNYRSSEAILKAANELIDHNRNRLGKKLVGTKGEGEAVNLIESFDESVEAGKIAKCIKELLSKGVQAKDIAILYRINALSRSLEDGLNKEQIAYKMVGGVKFYERAEIKDIISYLRLINNPNDDFSIRRIINRPKRGLGKVSLDKLEKMAFEGKISIYEAISNISDNDEAFSKKVKSALVEFANNLKELQESSSVFDLIDKFEAKFGVKKYYESLPDGAERAANIDEFYAVLKDQIKQNPSFDLEEFLNEITLTSEQDGISDEAISIMSVHASKGLEFEHLFVIGLEEGFFPLIGDGSDIEEERRLAYVAITRAKKTLSLSFANSRFYKGQRTRLNKSRFLSESGITHGSLVIEQSNEFKKGDLVKHKIFGIGRVSAVSKIKKEFKLTINFGGNVREIMSSFVEKAV, from the coding sequence ATGGAAAATTTACTATCAAATTTAAACAAAGCCCAGCGCGAAGCAGCTACCCACATAGACGGTGCGATGCTCATACTAGCAGGAGCTGGCAGTGGCAAGACAAAGACCATCACAACTAGACTTGCCTACCTCATCGGCGAGGTCGGCATAGACGCAGCAAATACACTAACTCTTACTTTTACAAACAAAGCCGCCAACGAGATGCGTAGTAGAGCCATGGCGATGCTAAGCCAAAGTGGCAAAAACTACTCGCCACTGCTTTGTACATTTCACAAATTTGGACTTTTGTTTTTAAAACTATATATTGAAAAGCTTGGTAGAAAAAATAACTTCGTCATAATAGACACAGACGATAAAAAACGTATCATCAAAAGCTTTGAAAGTCCAGTTGCCACGGCGATTTTGTCAAGCGAAATTTCAAACTACAAAAACTCACTTTTAAGCGTCGAAGAGGTCTATAAAAACGCAAATTTCTCTTCATTTGACAAGAGCAAGGATAACTTTTACAAACAAGCTGCTCAAATTTATGAAAAATATGAAGATTATCTCAAAACTAATAATCTTGTTGATTTTGACGATTTATTGGGGCTTACATATAAAATTTTAGACGAAAACGAAGAGCTAGCTAGAGAAATTTCAAACCGCTACAAATACATAATGGTCGATGAGTATCAAGACACAAACGATCTTCAGTATAAACTGCTAAAAAAACTCTGTCTATGCCACGAAAACATCTGCGTCGTAGGCGATGATGATCAAAGCATCTACGGCTGGCGTGGCGCAAAGATAGATAATATCTTAAATTTCAAAGATCAATTTAAAGACGTAAAGATCATAAGACTTGAGAAAAACTACCGCTCAAGCGAGGCGATACTAAAGGCTGCAAACGAACTAATAGATCATAACCGCAACCGCCTTGGTAAGAAGCTTGTGGGCACAAAAGGCGAAGGCGAGGCCGTAAATTTGATAGAGAGCTTTGATGAGAGCGTTGAGGCTGGTAAGATCGCAAAATGTATAAAAGAGCTTTTAAGCAAAGGCGTGCAGGCAAAAGATATCGCGATCTTATACCGCATAAATGCGCTCTCTCGCTCACTTGAAGATGGACTAAATAAAGAGCAGATCGCTTATAAAATGGTCGGCGGAGTTAAATTTTACGAAAGAGCAGAGATCAAAGATATCATAAGCTACTTAAGACTGATAAACAATCCAAATGATGACTTTTCAATAAGACGCATCATCAATCGCCCAAAACGCGGCCTTGGCAAAGTTAGTCTTGATAAGCTTGAAAAGATGGCCTTTGAAGGCAAAATTTCCATTTACGAGGCAATCTCAAACATCTCTGATAACGACGAAGCCTTTAGCAAAAAGGTAAAATCAGCCCTTGTTGAGTTTGCAAACAACCTAAAAGAGCTTCAAGAAAGCAGCTCGGTTTTTGACCTAATAGATAAATTTGAAGCTAAATTTGGCGTGAAAAAATACTACGAGAGCTTGCCAGATGGTGCTGAAAGAGCGGCGAACATCGACGAGTTTTACGCTGTTTTAAAAGATCAGATCAAGCAAAATCCAAGCTTTGATCTAGAGGAATTTCTAAACGAGATCACGCTAACAAGCGAGCAAGACGGCATCAGTGACGAGGCTATTAGCATTATGAGCGTGCATGCGAGCAAGGGGCTTGAGTTTGAGCACCTTTTTGTGATCGGCCTTGAAGAAGGATTTTTCCCGCTCATTGGCGATGGAAGCGACATCGAAGAGGAGCGCAGGCTTGCGTACGTGGCGATAACAAGAGCTAAGAAGACACTTAGCCTAAGCTTTGCAAACTCACGCTTTTACAAGGGTCAGCGAACAAGACTAAATAAAAGTAGATTTTTAAGCGAAAGTGGCATAACACATGGCTCGCTAGTTATCGAGCAGAGTAATGAATTTAAAAAAGGTGACCTCGTTAAACATAAAATTTTTGGTATCGGCAGGGTAAGCGCGGTTAGCAAGATCAAAAAAGAGTTTAAACTGACCATAAATTTTGGTGGCAATGTAAGAGAGATAATGTCAAGCTTCGTGGAAAAGGCCGTATGA
- a CDS encoding M3 family oligoendopeptidase, with protein sequence MQIWDLKALFANEKECEQNALNLQKECKKFKDKYLENYENLKTDEFLKAFSEYENLIAKISKVMTYAFLNFAKDTSKGAFYAKIDEIATKANENLIFFEIKFNEFSSKKQEEIIKSSKKYGYYLSNLAKAKPHQLSVAEERVLLRTASTGAEGFSRLFDESMSKMRFKFKGELLNEEEILAKLHDNDQNVRKLAAKSLSNELSKHQHLLGYIYNMIKTDLKTSCELRNFKLPEEPRHLENQITKKSVDSLIAVTEKNFDLVAKFYERKREILGLKKLYDYDRYAPLSSESEYKFDECKKIVLKAFGAFSPKFGEIAKSAFNDGWIDVYPAPNKRGGAFSHSGSSDTHPYVLLNHTNQRRDLFTLAHELGHAVHQKLSYSVSYLNSDTPLTTAETASVFCEMLVFDHIKDGLSKKEKISLLAGKIEDIFATLYRQINFTTFERAVHAHEGEISLDELNEIWLRESKKMFGKSVTLNDYYKIWWSYIPHFIHTPFYCYAYSYAQLLVLALFGLYKSGKCKNFVEIYTEFLSLGGSLSPRELVGKFGFDIDDKNFWQIGINEVKKLVDEFLEISKD encoded by the coding sequence ATGCAAATTTGGGATCTAAAAGCACTTTTTGCAAACGAAAAAGAGTGCGAGCAAAACGCACTAAATTTACAAAAAGAGTGCAAAAAATTTAAAGATAAATACCTTGAAAATTATGAAAATTTAAAAACAGACGAGTTTTTAAAGGCATTTTCTGAATATGAAAATTTGATAGCTAAAATTTCAAAAGTAATGACTTACGCATTTTTAAATTTTGCCAAAGATACAAGCAAGGGTGCATTTTATGCAAAGATCGATGAGATAGCGACAAAAGCAAATGAAAATTTAATATTTTTTGAGATCAAATTTAATGAGTTTAGTTCTAAAAAACAAGAAGAGATCATCAAAAGCTCTAAAAAATATGGCTACTATCTAAGCAATCTCGCTAAAGCAAAACCACACCAACTAAGCGTTGCCGAAGAAAGAGTCTTGCTTCGCACTGCAAGCACTGGGGCTGAGGGCTTTTCAAGGCTTTTTGATGAGAGCATGAGCAAAATGAGGTTTAAATTTAAAGGCGAACTTTTAAACGAAGAGGAAATTTTAGCCAAGCTTCATGATAACGACCAAAACGTGCGAAAACTAGCTGCCAAAAGCCTCTCAAACGAGCTTAGCAAGCACCAGCACCTTCTTGGCTACATATATAATATGATAAAAACTGATCTAAAAACAAGTTGCGAGCTTAGAAATTTCAAGCTTCCTGAAGAGCCAAGACACCTTGAAAATCAAATCACCAAAAAAAGCGTTGATTCGCTCATTGCTGTAACTGAGAAAAATTTTGATCTAGTTGCTAAATTTTACGAGCGTAAAAGAGAAATTTTAGGCCTTAAAAAGCTTTATGACTACGATAGATACGCGCCTCTTAGCAGCGAGAGCGAGTATAAATTTGATGAGTGCAAAAAGATAGTTTTAAAGGCGTTCGGGGCGTTTTCACCTAAATTTGGCGAGATAGCTAAAAGTGCCTTTAATGACGGCTGGATCGACGTTTATCCAGCGCCAAACAAGCGAGGTGGCGCGTTTTCTCACTCAGGATCAAGTGACACACACCCTTATGTTTTGCTAAATCACACCAATCAACGAAGAGACCTTTTCACGCTAGCTCACGAGCTTGGCCACGCCGTGCATCAAAAGCTCTCATATAGTGTAAGCTACCTAAACTCAGATACGCCACTAACCACGGCTGAGACAGCTTCAGTATTTTGCGAGATGCTAGTTTTTGATCACATTAAAGACGGTCTTAGCAAAAAAGAGAAAATTTCACTGCTTGCTGGCAAGATCGAGGATATATTTGCCACGCTTTACCGCCAGATAAATTTCACCACCTTTGAAAGGGCCGTGCACGCACATGAAGGTGAGATCAGCCTAGATGAGCTAAATGAAATTTGGCTAAGAGAGAGCAAAAAGATGTTTGGCAAAAGTGTCACGCTAAATGACTACTACAAAATTTGGTGGAGCTACATCCCGCACTTCATTCACACGCCATTTTACTGCTACGCTTACTCTTACGCGCAGCTTCTTGTGCTTGCACTTTTTGGTCTTTATAAAAGCGGCAAATGCAAAAATTTTGTCGAAATTTACACCGAGTTTTTGAGCCTTGGTGGGAGCCTTAGCCCAAGGGAGCTTGTAGGTAAATTTGGCTTTGACATAGATGATAAAAATTTCTGGCAGATTGGTATAAATGAGGTTAAAAAGCTAGTAGATGAGTTTTTAGAAATTTCAAAGGATTAA